A genomic region of Microbacterium schleiferi contains the following coding sequences:
- a CDS encoding trimeric intracellular cation channel family protein: protein MNEPLFVIPLWADLSAVALGGLQGALFASGFRGQRRLDLLGVAIIGIVMGMGGGLIRDLLLNVAPSTLQSNWYLLTAIAAALLGMLLASVLNRVNWLIVGLDALVIGLFGAFGTSKALVMGLPAVPAVFVGVAAAVGGGILRDVLMGLPVAIMHVGSLYAVAAAVGCGALTIAHGFGVPLVASAIIAVSVTTVIRLLAVVFDISLPEQRALYRRKVAVETSAITVVGDARERDADGNGVTG from the coding sequence GTGAACGAGCCGCTCTTCGTCATCCCGCTGTGGGCTGATCTGTCAGCCGTGGCACTGGGCGGTCTCCAAGGCGCGCTGTTTGCCTCGGGATTCCGCGGTCAACGACGGCTCGACCTCCTGGGCGTGGCGATCATCGGGATCGTCATGGGGATGGGCGGCGGCCTCATCCGCGATCTGCTCCTGAACGTGGCACCCTCGACGCTGCAGTCCAACTGGTATCTGTTGACCGCGATCGCCGCGGCGCTCCTGGGAATGCTGCTGGCATCCGTCCTGAACCGCGTGAACTGGCTCATCGTGGGATTGGATGCCCTGGTCATCGGCCTGTTCGGCGCGTTCGGGACGAGCAAGGCGCTGGTCATGGGCCTTCCTGCGGTCCCCGCGGTCTTCGTGGGGGTGGCTGCAGCGGTCGGCGGCGGCATCCTTCGCGACGTGCTCATGGGGCTTCCCGTCGCGATCATGCACGTCGGTTCGCTCTATGCGGTCGCTGCCGCCGTCGGGTGCGGGGCGCTCACGATCGCCCATGGTTTCGGTGTGCCGCTGGTCGCCTCAGCCATCATCGCTGTGTCGGTCACGACGGTCATCCGGCTTCTCGCCGTCGTCTTCGACATCTCGCTCCCCGAACAGCGCGCCCTCTACCGCCGCAAAGTCGCCGTCGAGACATCGGCGATCACCGTCGTCGGCGACGCGCGTGAGAGGGACGCAGACGGCAACGGGGTCACCGGCTGA
- the leuA gene encoding 2-isopropylmalate synthase, which translates to MKNTQTSSGMPTHKYVPYHEQIRVSVPDRTWPDAKITQAPRWCAVDLRDGNQALIDPMSPERKRIMFDLLVKMGYKEIEVGFPSASQTDFDFVRHLIEDGVIPDDVTIQVLTQAREHLIERTYESIHGAKRAIVHLYNSTSILQRDVVFRTDKQGIIDIALEGARLCKKFEATVPGTEVFYEYSPESYTGTELEFAVDVCNQVLEVFEPTPERKVIINLPATVEMATPNVYADSIEWMSRHLSHRENVIISLHPHNDRGTAIAAAELGYMAGADRIEGCLFGNGERTGNVDLVALGINLFTQGVDPQIDFSDIDQVKRTVEYCNQLPVHERSPWAGDLVFTAFSGSHQDAIKKGFESMAAAADERGVSVDELEWAVPYLPIDPKDLGRSYEAVIRVNSQSGKGGVAYLLKTDHALDLPRRLQIEFSGVVQAKTDAEGGEVTSEQIWSIFTDEYLPAAAADERWGRFELLSTRTESDMTGDVALDVRLRDGDTEITARGIGNGPVAAFLEVLREQGFDVTVYDYVEHALSAGGDAQAAAYVELQAEGERLWGVGIDGDISTASLKAIVSGVNRAIRVREASGVLAAV; encoded by the coding sequence ATGAAGAACACCCAGACGTCGTCGGGGATGCCGACGCACAAGTACGTTCCGTATCACGAGCAGATCCGCGTCTCGGTCCCCGATCGCACGTGGCCTGACGCCAAGATCACGCAGGCGCCTCGATGGTGTGCGGTTGACCTGCGCGACGGAAACCAGGCCCTCATCGACCCGATGAGCCCCGAACGCAAGCGGATCATGTTCGATCTGCTCGTGAAGATGGGCTACAAGGAGATCGAGGTCGGTTTCCCCTCCGCAAGCCAGACCGATTTCGACTTCGTCCGCCACCTCATCGAAGACGGTGTGATCCCGGACGACGTCACGATCCAGGTCCTGACCCAGGCGCGCGAGCACCTCATTGAGCGCACCTACGAGTCCATCCATGGCGCGAAGCGCGCGATCGTGCACCTCTACAACTCGACGAGCATCCTGCAGCGCGACGTCGTGTTCCGCACCGACAAGCAGGGGATCATCGACATCGCGCTCGAGGGTGCTCGCCTGTGCAAGAAGTTCGAGGCCACGGTCCCGGGCACCGAGGTGTTCTACGAGTACTCGCCCGAGAGCTACACCGGTACCGAACTCGAGTTCGCTGTCGACGTCTGCAACCAGGTGCTGGAGGTGTTCGAGCCCACTCCCGAGCGCAAGGTGATCATCAACCTGCCTGCCACGGTCGAGATGGCCACGCCGAACGTGTATGCCGACTCGATCGAGTGGATGAGTCGCCACCTGAGCCACCGCGAGAACGTCATCATTTCGCTGCACCCGCACAACGACCGGGGCACGGCGATCGCTGCGGCAGAACTCGGATACATGGCCGGCGCCGATCGGATCGAAGGATGCCTGTTCGGCAACGGCGAGCGCACCGGAAACGTCGACCTGGTGGCACTGGGTATCAACCTGTTCACGCAGGGTGTCGATCCGCAGATCGACTTCAGCGACATCGACCAGGTCAAGCGCACCGTCGAGTACTGCAACCAGCTGCCGGTGCACGAGCGCAGCCCGTGGGCGGGCGACCTCGTGTTTACGGCTTTCAGCGGCTCCCACCAGGATGCGATCAAGAAGGGCTTCGAGTCGATGGCTGCTGCTGCCGACGAACGGGGCGTCTCTGTCGACGAGCTGGAGTGGGCGGTCCCGTATCTGCCGATCGATCCCAAGGACCTCGGTCGCTCCTACGAAGCGGTCATCCGGGTCAACTCGCAGTCAGGGAAGGGCGGCGTCGCCTATCTGCTGAAGACCGACCACGCGCTGGATCTGCCGCGACGGCTGCAGATCGAGTTCTCGGGAGTCGTTCAAGCCAAGACGGATGCCGAAGGTGGCGAGGTCACCAGTGAGCAGATCTGGTCGATCTTCACGGACGAGTATCTGCCCGCAGCAGCCGCCGACGAGCGTTGGGGCCGCTTCGAGTTGCTGTCGACCCGCACCGAGAGCGATATGACCGGTGACGTCGCGCTGGACGTGCGCTTGCGCGATGGCGACACCGAGATCACGGCTCGTGGGATCGGCAACGGTCCGGTCGCCGCGTTCCTCGAGGTTCTGCGTGAGCAGGGCTTCGATGTCACTGTCTACGACTACGTTGAGCACGCTCTCAGCGCCGGTGGCGATGCGCAGGCTGCCGCCTATGTGGAACTGCAGGCCGAGGGCGAGCGCCTCTGGGGTGTCGGGATCGACGGCGACATCTCGACGGCCTCGCTGAAGGCCATCGTGTCGGGCGTGAACCGTGCCATCCGGGTACGTGAGGCATCTGGGGTGCTCGCAGCAGTCTGA
- the era gene encoding GTPase Era — protein sequence MSESEFRSGFVTFVGRPNVGKSTLMNALVGEKIAITSDKPQTTRRAIRGILNRPGGQIVIVDTPGLHRPRTLLGQRLNDLVEEVLGDVDVIAFCAPATEKVGPGDRRIAESLDGYASARKIAVVTKTDAASRDQITERLMEVDALREDWAAVIPLSAATDDQLGVLADEILRLLPEGPALYPDGVVTDESDDDRVAEIIREAALDGVRDELPHSIAVVIQEVAPREGSDLIDVYADIVVERDSQKAIIIGHKGSRLARVGAAARGQIEPLLGSRVFLSLHVKVAKDWQRDPKQLGRLGF from the coding sequence ATGAGCGAGAGTGAGTTCCGGTCGGGCTTCGTGACATTCGTGGGACGGCCCAATGTTGGGAAGTCGACGCTCATGAATGCGCTCGTGGGAGAGAAGATCGCGATCACGAGCGACAAACCCCAGACCACCAGGCGCGCCATTCGCGGCATCCTGAACCGCCCCGGCGGACAGATCGTCATCGTCGACACTCCGGGCCTGCACCGGCCCCGCACCCTGCTGGGTCAGCGCCTGAACGACCTTGTCGAAGAGGTCCTCGGCGACGTCGATGTGATCGCCTTCTGCGCCCCGGCCACCGAGAAGGTCGGCCCCGGTGACCGTCGGATCGCGGAGTCGCTCGACGGGTATGCGTCGGCACGGAAGATCGCCGTGGTGACCAAGACGGATGCCGCCTCCCGCGACCAGATCACGGAGCGGCTCATGGAAGTGGATGCCCTGCGCGAGGACTGGGCTGCCGTGATCCCGCTCTCAGCCGCCACCGACGATCAGTTGGGTGTGCTCGCCGACGAGATCCTGCGGCTCCTGCCCGAGGGACCAGCGCTCTACCCGGATGGCGTCGTGACCGACGAGTCCGACGATGACCGCGTCGCCGAGATCATCCGGGAAGCCGCCCTCGATGGGGTGCGGGACGAGCTGCCCCACTCCATCGCCGTCGTCATCCAGGAGGTCGCACCGCGAGAGGGCTCCGATCTCATCGACGTCTACGCCGACATCGTCGTTGAGCGCGACAGCCAGAAGGCGATCATCATCGGGCACAAGGGGTCGCGACTCGCGCGCGTCGGTGCTGCGGCGCGCGGACAGATCGAGCCGTTGCTCGGATCCCGCGTGTTCCTGTCTCTCCACGTCAAGGTCGCCAAGGACTGGCAGCGAGACCCGAAGCAGCTCGGCCGCCTCGGCTTCTGA
- a CDS encoding hemolysin family protein: MTAALLLAAAALLVAFGGLMAAVDAALGVTSRSDLEEMSQAGRNAAFLRGIADDPAAHANAAGFIRVLSETTAAVLVTVALTILFDSIWWAMLAAAIIMTGISFVVVGASPRSVGRLHAKALLRGAAPVIRAMRIVLGPLAHGLVALGDRVTPGVARGSSFASEEQLLSMVDEAASQDLIEEDDRELIHSVFDFTDTYVRAVMVPRTEMVTVDADTTTKDAMELFLDKGVSRVPIVDDDADDVIGMVYLKDLVQFAYRDEAGWRAAAVSQLARPAVFVPESMRAETLLQQMKREAVHVCMVVDEYGGVSGLVTLEDLIEELVGEIADEFDPRATEIAEVAEGRYRVSARLGLAEVGELFDLDLEDDEVDSIGGLLGKQLGKVPQPGAVTEFEGLRITGGASRGKGRGITTVFVERIPQPSGVDAEAESTDDGGASASSGPVNERKVRS, from the coding sequence GTGACCGCGGCTCTGCTGCTCGCCGCAGCCGCATTGCTGGTCGCCTTCGGCGGTCTGATGGCGGCGGTGGATGCTGCGCTCGGGGTGACCTCGCGGTCAGATCTCGAAGAGATGAGCCAGGCGGGCCGCAACGCGGCATTCCTGCGCGGCATCGCCGATGACCCGGCAGCTCACGCCAACGCGGCCGGCTTCATTCGCGTTCTGTCCGAGACGACGGCTGCCGTGCTGGTCACGGTGGCGCTGACGATCCTGTTCGACAGCATCTGGTGGGCGATGCTGGCAGCCGCCATCATCATGACGGGCATCTCGTTCGTCGTCGTCGGCGCGAGCCCCCGGAGCGTCGGGCGGCTGCATGCCAAGGCGCTGCTGCGCGGGGCAGCTCCCGTCATCCGCGCCATGCGCATCGTGCTGGGTCCCCTCGCCCACGGGCTTGTCGCCCTCGGCGACCGGGTGACACCCGGCGTTGCCCGTGGGTCGTCGTTCGCCTCCGAAGAGCAGCTGCTGAGCATGGTGGATGAGGCGGCCTCGCAGGACCTCATCGAAGAGGATGACCGCGAGCTGATCCACTCCGTGTTCGATTTCACCGACACGTATGTCCGGGCTGTCATGGTGCCGCGCACCGAGATGGTCACCGTTGACGCCGACACGACGACCAAGGATGCGATGGAGCTGTTCCTCGACAAGGGCGTGTCGCGCGTTCCGATCGTCGATGACGATGCTGACGACGTCATCGGGATGGTCTACCTCAAGGATCTCGTCCAGTTCGCCTACCGGGACGAGGCGGGGTGGCGTGCAGCTGCGGTCTCACAGCTCGCGCGTCCCGCCGTATTCGTGCCCGAGTCCATGCGCGCGGAAACTCTGCTTCAGCAGATGAAGCGCGAAGCCGTGCACGTGTGCATGGTGGTCGATGAGTACGGTGGTGTCTCCGGACTCGTGACCCTCGAGGACCTGATCGAGGAACTCGTCGGCGAGATCGCGGACGAGTTCGATCCGCGGGCCACGGAGATCGCCGAGGTCGCTGAAGGTCGCTACCGCGTGAGTGCTCGTCTGGGTCTCGCCGAGGTCGGAGAGCTGTTCGACCTCGATCTGGAAGACGATGAAGTGGACTCGATCGGCGGGCTGCTCGGTAAGCAGCTCGGCAAGGTCCCGCAGCCCGGAGCAGTGACGGAGTTCGAGGGTCTGCGAATCACCGGCGGCGCATCCCGTGGCAAGGGCCGCGGAATCACCACCGTTTTCGTGGAACGTATCCCGCAGCCCTCGGGTGTCGACGCCGAAGCTGAGAGCACCGACGATGGCGGCGCGTCTGCGTCGTCCGGTCCGGTGAATGAACGGAAGGTGCGGTCATGA
- the ybeY gene encoding rRNA maturation RNase YbeY — protein MTIEITNESGIAVDETVLLRLTENNLAELFVSPDADLAILLVDEGAMESLHVQWMDEPGPTDVLSFPMDELRPGTEDAPTPEGLLGDIVLCPQVAESQAQAAGHSTMDELILLTTHGLLHLLGFDHAEPAEEREMFALQRDLITRFHAAERRRLKP, from the coding sequence ATGACGATCGAGATCACGAATGAGTCGGGCATCGCGGTGGACGAGACCGTCCTGCTTCGCCTGACCGAGAACAACCTCGCAGAACTCTTCGTGAGCCCGGACGCCGACCTCGCCATCCTTCTGGTCGATGAGGGCGCGATGGAGTCCTTGCACGTCCAATGGATGGACGAACCCGGTCCCACCGATGTGCTCAGCTTCCCCATGGATGAGCTTCGCCCCGGCACCGAAGATGCCCCGACGCCCGAAGGTCTGCTCGGTGACATCGTCCTGTGCCCGCAGGTCGCCGAGAGTCAGGCGCAGGCGGCAGGCCACTCCACGATGGATGAGTTGATCTTGCTCACCACTCACGGGCTGCTGCACCTGCTCGGTTTCGATCACGCCGAGCCCGCGGAGGAACGCGAGATGTTCGCGCTGCAGCGGGACCTCATCACACGATTCCATGCGGCCGAACGCCGCCGCCTCAAGCCGTGA